The Asterias rubens chromosome 1, eAstRub1.3, whole genome shotgun sequence genome segment TTCTTCGGTGAGTTTTGGTGTCGATTTTACACCAGCGGTTTCCTGTTTTGGTTCTTCACGATGACGTCAGTCTTGGGTTTGACTGTCAATTTGGAGCGCTATGTAGCCATCGTCCACCCACACAAATACAAGACTCTTTTCATCAAACGAAACAGATACATCATGATTGCTGCGTGTTGGGCTTCGGCTGCAGTTTTAGATTCGTCTTCCTTTTTAACGCATGAAGAAGATGAAGTAGTGGGATGTCATTTTAAAGGCTGGTCCAACAGAGGAGCTCAGGCGACACTTGGCTTGTTTTCTTTCACCGGCAAGTTCTTTGTTCCATTCGCTGTGATGATTCTTGCTCAACTGAAAGTCATCTCTACGCTGAGCAGACAAGTGAAGATGCTAACTGCTCGAACAGGTTAGTTAGAAAGTTATTATTTCACATTAACGAGAGCAAGAAAGTatcaactgttttatttttcaaaggacTCGGTGCAtaccatttgtttttcttttctgattttttttaatttaaactagTTAATTATATTAGAGTAACTTTAATAGGGAATAAATTGACAATTCGTTTTCCCCTACTTTGACTTGAGCTATAGGCGTATTGGAATAAATGCAAAGCCACATCAATATTAAGAGATACACGTTTTAGCCTCTAAGCCCATAGAccaataccaatgcgcaagcgcagactgttgaatgaggtgcattgtgggatatatatggatcaaatttggtcaccagctagaccacaatgcacctaattccaagctttacgcgcgcgccccggtaattgcgaaaaggtctatgaccCAATGAAAACTGCTAGCACTCGACCCCGATCCAACCCCAGATCGTCTGCAgattgaaggaacacgttgccttggatcggtcgagttggtctttgaaaagcgttctgtaaacCGTTTGTTCTAAAATCgatatagttagaaagatgttgtaaaagtagaatacaatgatctacacaaatatgcctcgaaatcgcatggttttcttttcacctcgtcgactaacacggtaaTTTtcagtgatacttgtgtgaatcattattttctacttttaaaacatctttctaaccatatgcatttcataacaaacggtttcaaacgctttttatacaccaactcgtccgatacaaggcaacgtgttcctttaaagcaaaatcagtttgtttttgttacaattaCCTTATAGGGTAATTTCATTGAATCAATGCTGACaattatgtaatttttgttatgaTAGACCGACTGTGGGGCATGCAGATACAAAAAGTTTGATGATCCCTCCGATTTTAGTTCGACTGATCATGCCGTATCAATATGGGTACCACGAAAACATGTAGATTTACCTCTTCTTAAGATCGAACCTAACGCGTTAGTTTGTATCGACTTTGCCTTTTCTACAGCCTCTATGGGAGTCAATCCAAGAGACCAGCGTGAAATGTGGCAGCTCCGAGCCTCCCAAACCCTGGTGAAGACACTCCTGGCCTGCGTCATCACATTCGGTGTGTGCTGGACTCCAAACCAAGTCTTGTTCCTGCTCTTCAATATTGGAGTTCATGTGACTCTAGGTGATCCTATCCACCGTCTCACAGTCATCTTAGCCGTTGGTAATTCCTGTGTGAATCCAGTCATTTACACAATGACCAACAAGCCGTTCCGTAAAGGGATCAGGGAGCTGTTTTGTAAgcagcgggattcgaaccaggtggCTGACGGTGTAGCGACTGGCACTGTGTCTGAGACCGTCTCCAATGCCCAAGAACAATAGGAGAGAAGAAGATCACGTTGGGAAACAAACAATAGAAAGTTGGAAAGTGGAAGTAATTTTACCTAGATGTGAACTTTCATCCTTTAGTAATTACATAGATTTTcagcaaacaatttttgttattattacggAACGTTCGCGGTAGCCGGATGTCAATTTTGTAAGTACGTTGAATGAAATGAAGTAAATATCATGGCATTGCACCGAAGTTTAAAGCAGTGTCACATTATTCAAGAATAGAGCATTGAGGGCGTTTCCGAGCAGCCgattatgtgtgtttttttttaagaaaagggGGCATTTATACATGGTGgtgttgtaaaaaataatatcctTTACGTTGCAACAGATTAacattgtttaaagccattggaccctttcggtaaacagtgttgtccaaggcccacactttgtgtaccacaacttctatttcaaataacaaacctgtgaaaatttaggcctaatcggtcatcggagtcgggagaaaacaacggaaaatcccacccttgtttccgcgcgtttcgccgtgtcatgacatgtgtttaaaataaatccgtaattctggttaacgagaatttatattgttttgcggttttctcaaaagtaaagcatttcatggaataatatttcaagagaagtctttcaccattgccttctgtaaaccctgtaagttatttgtaaatctgtgaacttttttcttttttttctgaaccgaaagggtccaatggctttaatgcacCATGTTACATCCAGTTTAAGTTTAAGATAAAGTGCAAGTTtgtatttaacataaaacaattGCCAACATTACAAAACGTCGATCACCTCATACATATTTCATACTGCAAGGTATGACCAAAAATTGTGTAATATAACAGTAAAAATAGGATCCAACAACAACACCGCCATTTTAAAACCAGTCTAAAATAAGAGGACCTGCGTTTGAGGGGAAGTATcaatttgttgttaatttaaTGGTTTGTGTCTGTTAActatttcaaaataatgtttttaattgaatttttaaACAGCTGACATCCTGTTTCCACTAAGCACATTACaacgaacaaaaaaaaattaatattgatgtTGCTGGGAAAACAGAAACAATtcgtttttcaaaatttcttgCACGATCATTATGCTCATTATTATTTTCCGATGCAGCAATTGAGTTGGATTTGCATGCAACGGTGTAAGTAAATCGCTCAATGTATAATTAACAAGTGTAAATCACAAATACAGGTGGTTAGCTACGTACACGAAGAGTGCCTATACGTTCGCGAACACGGCTAAAATACCTGAGAAACTGTGAAACACACTTGACCCCGCTTTTGTTTTCGCAGGTTCTTCAttttacggtaagcagaaccgTTAAAAAGTAGCCCTGTTGTGAACTCATCGGACGTTATTACTAAAATGAACATTACAGGGTGTTAAGGCTAacaaacagttgctgacagtgtgaGCACTTGATATAATCCACCAttaatatacataaactgatgTTTGATATTGGGTCGGTAGAAATTGGATCAGCCATCTGATGGGTCActagaaaatagtgaaaaccgattacacattaaTATTTTGCGTTACATCGacttaaacaaaatgaataaaacgctcacagagcgataaactccaaacgggaaattggttttgttttgttcctcaacaaacaatgacatttcagacagaaatattgcaagtgatgttttctactatcatcatcattagaccgtgtaagttttatgtaaatctgtaaaaaaaaattctccgTAAAGTTCCTTAATTGATTGTAGGTAGGGTGTTGTGAAACGCTTTTGCATCCGTTTCTTTTTATTCAAATCGATCAGTTGCCTTGTCGATTaggaaataaattaatataagtAAAGAGTCAATGGTGACCTTTGTATCATTCGAAGAGAGTTGAAGGAAGAATACACAGAGTACGTTACTGCTCTGTTCTTTCTTATCAATCacttaaccctctagtccctgcatgccaccgcccgagtttctgaaaaccaatttttcaagattcttgcagtaaacaactggaatcgtaattcaatttttaaaagatagcttaatacataatatgcacaattttttaacctttcggtaatgtttgtataaaagtacaagctcccattgggaacaataatcggctctcgaatatttgtttgtaaagatTATTTCAttgaagctaatgacgatgaaataatttagctcataccaattagtaaacacaacggaaactgtatttattcatcattaatattgatattgtcgaaaactaacgccttcgcatttaattagttcgagcattgagtcagataaaagcattgaaaagctattgtgtccattttatccttacaaaaaaatattcgagagccgattattgttcccaatgggagcttgtacttttatacaaacattaccgaaagggtaaaaaaatgtgcataaatattaagctatcttttaaaaattgaactacgattccagttgtttactgcaagaatcttgaaaaattggttttcagaaactcgggcggtgcttTTAATGAAACAAACCGTAAAGGAAAAGACGTCTGCATTCAGCCTGGTTCGATTTAAAAATCTGGGAGACCTACATTTTACAAGGACTGCCAAATTATTATAAGTAATCACAACAaattgtataggcctacacgtGAATTCTTTTTTAGATTGCGAAGCAGCGAAGGGGAATAATGTAAAGGTCATGAACAGGTACTGGACATGAACAGATGCTGACCATTATGAAACAGAGTCTCTGCCAGTAAGGTATTCACCCGACCCATATACTTTcacttatttttgtattttgggagTCATGGCGTACATACACAAAAACGATCTGTTTGATTTTGTACGCACTCCGAGATCCACGTAAGGTTATTATTGTGGTTTTAAGGCATATAGGGTCCACAGTCCACACATGCAAGTACAGAGCGTTTGGAATAATAAGGCCAGATACACGACATTGGCCCCTAAAATGGTCATTGCTTGAAACGGTCCAGGAAGGTTCATTAGGATTATACAAAATTACCAGTAGGACTATACAAGCACAGGAATGTAATTTGGTGTGCTCTAACTAATTGAATTCCAAGATTAGCTGTTTGTAGCAATTCAACAATAATGTATTGAGGAAACCCACAAAACCTCAATTGATAACATAAAAGACATTCTCCTTGCCAATGACAATAAAGTAAATACCAACATTCCT includes the following:
- the LOC117293865 gene encoding G-protein coupled receptor moody-like, with product MDRFESLRTTLPTVFQEANSDEDVATKESDAFTKFVTSLYCIICVVGITGNLLVAIVLLRVPSLRSNTSDFLVHLSLVDFMACVMVIPAYLLPNTHSPPNPGFFGEFWCRFYTSGFLFWFFTMTSVLGLTVNLERYVAIVHPHKYKTLFIKRNRYIMIAACWASAAVLDSSSFLTHEEDEVVGCHFKGWSNRGAQATLGLFSFTGKFFVPFAVMILAQLKVISTLSRQVKMLTARTASMGVNPRDQREMWQLRASQTLVKTLLACVITFGVCWTPNQVLFLLFNIGVHVTLGDPIHRLTVILAVGNSCVNPVIYTMTNKPFRKGIRELFCKQRDSNQVADGVATGTVSETVSNAQEQ